The following proteins come from a genomic window of Yinghuangia sp. ASG 101:
- a CDS encoding vWA domain-containing protein yields the protein MTAGSRPARAAPETHVDLDREKLFAARLQAVRARPYLATALFALHVVESRDVPTMGVDRHWRCYVSPVFVDRTPLEELAGVWVHEVSHLLRDHHGRSDRYARQHELTGPAERLRMNIAADCEINDDIFGNGLARPRDIVHPVELGMGAGELMEDYLRQFRLGTHTQHLAWHDCGSGADGLARDYELGPNGAHGLSEQERDAVRFRVAEGIRARPGDTPEGWRRWAEEAFHPPQPWRELLGAALRSAVSGSGAGEDYSYGRPSRRSSGLPGIVLPSLRRRPPRVSVVIDTSGSVSDTELGSALLEVAAISRAVGGRRDLVSVLSCDAAAGTVRPLCHAEGIPLVGGGGTDLREGFTQALRSRPRPDVIVALTDGQTPWPSSRPSCRTVIGLFPRPISPHNESNPDYQPELPPTWARVVEIGP from the coding sequence ATGACGGCCGGGAGCCGCCCCGCGCGGGCCGCGCCCGAGACCCACGTCGACCTGGACCGCGAAAAGCTCTTCGCCGCCCGGCTCCAGGCCGTCCGCGCCCGGCCGTACCTGGCGACCGCGCTGTTCGCGCTGCACGTCGTCGAGTCGCGCGACGTCCCGACGATGGGGGTGGACCGCCACTGGCGGTGCTACGTCTCGCCGGTGTTCGTCGACCGGACGCCGCTCGAGGAACTCGCCGGGGTATGGGTGCACGAGGTGTCGCACCTGCTCCGCGACCACCACGGACGCAGCGACCGCTACGCGCGCCAGCACGAACTCACCGGCCCCGCCGAGCGGTTGCGCATGAACATCGCCGCGGACTGCGAGATCAACGACGACATCTTCGGCAACGGCCTGGCCCGGCCCCGCGACATCGTCCATCCCGTCGAACTGGGGATGGGAGCGGGGGAGTTGATGGAGGACTACCTCCGCCAGTTCCGCCTCGGCACGCACACGCAGCACCTCGCGTGGCACGACTGCGGCAGCGGCGCCGACGGCCTGGCCCGGGACTACGAGTTGGGCCCGAACGGGGCACACGGGCTGAGCGAACAGGAGCGCGACGCCGTCCGATTCCGGGTCGCGGAGGGCATCAGGGCCAGGCCCGGGGACACCCCCGAGGGGTGGCGGCGCTGGGCGGAGGAGGCGTTCCACCCGCCGCAGCCGTGGCGGGAGTTGCTGGGCGCCGCGCTGCGTTCCGCGGTGTCGGGCTCGGGTGCCGGGGAGGACTACTCGTACGGCCGCCCCTCGCGGCGCTCGTCCGGGCTGCCCGGCATCGTCCTGCCCAGCCTGCGCCGCCGGCCTCCGCGCGTGTCGGTGGTCATCGACACGTCCGGCTCGGTCAGCGACACCGAACTGGGCAGCGCCCTGCTGGAGGTCGCCGCGATCTCCCGCGCCGTGGGCGGGCGCCGCGACCTGGTCTCGGTCCTGTCGTGCGACGCCGCCGCCGGCACCGTGCGCCCGCTGTGCCACGCCGAGGGCATCCCCCTCGTCGGCGGCGGAGGCACCGACCTCCGCGAGGGCTTCACCCAGGCCCTCCGCTCCCGCCCGCGCCCCGACGTCATCGTCGCCCTCACCGACGGCCAGACCCCTTGGCCCAGCTCGCGTCCCTCCTGCCGAACCGTCATCGGCCTGTTCCCCCGCCCCATCTCACCCCACAACGAGAGCAACCCCGACTACCAGCCCGAACTGCCCCCCACCTGGGCACGCGTGGTGGAGATCGGGCCGTAG
- a CDS encoding AAA family ATPase → MLRDTTTEPRPDMQLEALTLAVAADLPVLLWGEPGIGKTAALTQLAASLDLPLTTVIASVHEPSDFSGLPVVGDDPAHQGVPMAPPDWAVRLVRAGRGLLFLDELSTAPPAVQAALLRLVLERRVGALQLPPGVRIVAAANPRSSAADGWELSPPLANRFVHLPWLHDHDVVVRGLGGTWPRAELPRLDPGKVPDAVAFARRAVCTLLEARPGLVHRLPSNEANRGGPWPSPRSWDMTLNLIAFATAAGSSRDVLSMLVRGTVGDGPGLELLASIDRMDLPDPETLLADPAGAELPERGDLRQAVLDGVVDAVRKRPEKARWDAAWALLVRAVETGAPDLVVVPATTLASLRREEWDVPASIEALSGVVTLSRRADQAAARTAAGTRR, encoded by the coding sequence ATGCTCCGGGACACGACCACGGAACCGCGCCCCGACATGCAACTGGAGGCACTGACCCTCGCGGTGGCCGCCGACCTGCCCGTACTCCTGTGGGGGGAACCGGGGATCGGGAAGACCGCGGCCCTGACCCAACTCGCCGCGTCCCTCGACCTCCCGCTGACGACCGTGATCGCCAGCGTGCACGAGCCGTCCGACTTCTCCGGCCTGCCCGTCGTCGGCGACGACCCCGCCCACCAGGGCGTACCGATGGCCCCACCGGACTGGGCCGTTCGCCTGGTGCGCGCCGGCCGGGGGCTGCTGTTCCTGGACGAACTGTCCACCGCACCACCGGCCGTGCAGGCCGCACTCCTGCGCCTCGTCCTGGAGCGCCGCGTCGGGGCACTGCAACTCCCGCCCGGCGTCCGGATCGTGGCCGCCGCGAACCCGCGCTCCTCGGCCGCGGACGGCTGGGAACTCAGCCCGCCGCTGGCGAACCGCTTCGTCCACCTCCCATGGCTGCACGACCACGATGTCGTCGTCCGAGGCCTCGGCGGAACCTGGCCCCGCGCCGAACTCCCGCGCCTCGACCCCGGAAAGGTCCCGGACGCGGTCGCCTTCGCCCGCCGTGCGGTGTGCACGCTGCTGGAGGCGCGCCCCGGACTCGTCCACCGCCTCCCGTCCAACGAGGCGAACCGGGGCGGGCCGTGGCCCTCGCCGCGCAGCTGGGACATGACGCTGAACCTCATCGCCTTCGCCACGGCGGCGGGTTCGTCCCGTGACGTGCTGTCCATGCTGGTGCGCGGCACCGTCGGCGACGGCCCCGGGCTCGAACTCCTCGCGAGCATCGACCGGATGGACCTGCCCGACCCCGAGACCCTGCTCGCCGACCCGGCCGGCGCCGAACTCCCCGAACGCGGGGACCTCCGGCAGGCCGTACTCGACGGCGTCGTGGACGCCGTGCGCAAACGCCCCGAGAAGGCCCGCTGGGACGCCGCGTGGGCACTCCTCGTCCGGGCGGTCGAGACCGGGGCGCCGGACCTGGTCGTCGTCCCCGCCACCACCCTCGCGTCGCTGCGCCGCGAAGAGTGGGACGTCCCCGCGTCGATCGAGGCGTTGTCGGGTGTGGTGACCCTCTCGCGGCGCGCCGACCAGGCGGCGGCCCGCACGGCCGCCGGGACGCGGCGATGA
- a CDS encoding RNA polymerase sigma-70 factor, whose protein sequence is MDAATEAFVAHRNLLFTVAYEMLGSAADAEDVLQETWLRWVGVNLGGVRDQRAYLVRIVTRQSLDRLRALGRRKESYVGSWLPEPLLTAPDVAEDIELADSVSMAMLLVLETLAPIERAVFVLREVFDLSYAEIAQAVDRTPAAARQIAHRARGHVAARRPRDTVSAAETRTALRAFQRAIETGEVRHLVEVLAPDVVLVGDGGGVKQAVPRPIVGADKVTRLLGTGLTRLAARASVEPVQINGRPGLMVRVDGELDSVVALRIDGGLITGLYVVRNPEKLSRVGEETLLSR, encoded by the coding sequence ATGGACGCCGCGACCGAGGCGTTCGTCGCCCACCGCAACCTGCTGTTCACGGTCGCGTACGAAATGCTCGGCTCGGCGGCCGACGCCGAGGACGTCCTCCAGGAGACGTGGCTGCGCTGGGTCGGGGTGAACCTCGGCGGAGTGCGCGACCAACGCGCCTACTTGGTGCGGATCGTCACGCGGCAGTCGCTCGACCGGCTGCGCGCGCTCGGCCGCCGCAAGGAGTCGTACGTCGGCTCCTGGCTGCCCGAGCCGCTGCTCACCGCGCCCGACGTCGCCGAGGACATCGAGTTGGCCGACAGCGTGTCGATGGCGATGCTGCTGGTGTTGGAGACGCTGGCGCCGATCGAGCGCGCGGTGTTCGTGCTGCGCGAGGTCTTCGACCTGTCGTACGCGGAGATCGCGCAGGCCGTCGACAGGACCCCCGCCGCGGCCCGGCAGATCGCCCACCGGGCGCGCGGCCACGTCGCCGCGCGCCGCCCGCGCGACACCGTGTCGGCCGCCGAGACGCGCACCGCGCTCCGGGCGTTCCAGCGCGCGATCGAGACCGGGGAGGTGCGGCATCTGGTGGAAGTCCTCGCACCCGACGTGGTGTTGGTGGGCGACGGCGGCGGGGTCAAGCAGGCCGTGCCGCGGCCGATCGTGGGCGCCGACAAGGTCACCCGACTGCTGGGCACCGGCCTGACACGGCTCGCCGCGCGGGCGTCGGTCGAACCGGTCCAGATCAACGGCCGCCCCGGGCTGATGGTGCGGGTCGACGGAGAACTCGACAGCGTGGTGGCGCTGCGGATCGACGGCGGGCTGATCACGGGGCTGTATGTGGTGCGCAATCCGGAGAAGCTGTCACGGGTGGGGGAGGAGACGTTGTTGAGCCGTTGA
- a CDS encoding MFS transporter — translation MAPTEAVTPAASRRWTALLFIGLAQLMIVLDGTVVNIALPSVQTDLGISDGDRQWIITAYTLAFGSLLLFGGRIADYTGRKRTFLIALTGFTCASALGGAASNFELLLTARALQGAFGALLGPSALSLLTVMFTEPKERAKAFGIWGAISAAGGALGLLAGGALTEYLDWRWCLYVNIPIALVAAIGGYAVLTESRRPGKARFDIPGVILVTSGLVAIVYAAGRAESDGWGSAKIIGLLTGGAVLLVAFAVVERRVRQPLLPPHVVADRTRGGAYLAVALSVVGMFGAFLFMTYFMQVVKGYSPVRTGVAFLPMVVAVLVSSGALSMRLLPKVPPRVLIVPGMVICSGGMLWMLTLETGSGYADGVLVTELLFGFGAGLILPVSLNYATHGVDASDAGVASASVNTAQQIGASVGVALLNTIATSATADYLADHGMNPALAKEAAVEGFRTAGAWAAGIILTGALAVALLMNTPRPEQRAEPEDAAAVGGDTAETPEPQLAHGR, via the coding sequence ATGGCACCCACGGAGGCGGTCACCCCGGCGGCGTCGCGCCGCTGGACCGCGCTGTTGTTCATCGGGTTGGCCCAGCTCATGATCGTTCTGGACGGCACGGTCGTGAACATCGCGCTCCCGTCCGTCCAAACGGATCTCGGAATCTCCGACGGCGACCGGCAGTGGATCATCACGGCGTACACGCTGGCGTTCGGGAGCCTGCTGCTGTTCGGCGGCCGGATCGCCGACTACACCGGCCGCAAGCGGACGTTCCTGATCGCCCTGACCGGCTTCACCTGCGCGTCGGCGCTCGGCGGCGCCGCGTCGAACTTCGAGTTGCTGCTGACCGCGCGGGCCCTGCAAGGCGCGTTCGGCGCACTCCTCGGGCCGTCCGCGCTGTCGCTCCTGACGGTGATGTTCACCGAACCCAAGGAGCGCGCCAAGGCGTTCGGGATCTGGGGAGCGATCAGCGCGGCGGGCGGCGCGCTGGGCCTGCTGGCCGGCGGCGCGCTGACCGAATACCTGGACTGGCGCTGGTGCCTGTACGTCAACATCCCGATCGCCCTGGTCGCGGCGATCGGCGGGTACGCGGTCCTCACCGAGTCGCGCCGCCCCGGCAAGGCGCGCTTCGACATCCCCGGCGTCATCCTGGTGACCAGCGGTCTCGTCGCGATCGTGTACGCGGCCGGCCGGGCGGAGTCGGACGGCTGGGGTTCCGCGAAGATCATCGGCCTGCTGACGGGCGGCGCCGTCCTGCTCGTCGCGTTCGCGGTCGTCGAGCGCCGGGTGCGGCAGCCGCTGTTGCCGCCGCACGTCGTGGCGGACCGCACGCGGGGCGGGGCGTACCTGGCCGTGGCGCTGTCCGTGGTCGGGATGTTCGGCGCGTTCTTGTTCATGACGTACTTCATGCAGGTCGTGAAGGGCTACTCGCCGGTCAGGACGGGCGTGGCGTTCCTCCCGATGGTCGTGGCGGTCCTGGTGTCGTCGGGCGCGCTCAGCATGCGGCTGCTGCCGAAGGTGCCGCCGAGGGTGCTGATCGTGCCGGGCATGGTGATCTGCTCGGGCGGCATGCTGTGGATGCTGACCCTGGAGACCGGCTCGGGGTACGCCGACGGCGTCCTGGTCACCGAACTGCTGTTCGGCTTCGGGGCGGGCCTGATCCTCCCGGTCTCGCTGAACTACGCCACGCACGGGGTCGACGCGAGCGACGCGGGCGTGGCCTCGGCGAGCGTCAACACCGCCCAGCAGATCGGGGCGTCGGTCGGTGTCGCGCTGCTCAACACCATCGCCACCAGCGCGACCGCCGACTACCTGGCCGACCACGGCATGAACCCCGCGCTCGCCAAGGAGGCGGCGGTGGAGGGGTTCCGGACGGCCGGGGCGTGGGCCGCGGGGATCATCCTGACCGGCGCGCTGGCCGTGGCCCTGCTGATGAACACCCCGCGTCCCGAGCAGCGGGCCGAACCCGAGGACGCCGCGGCCGTCGGCGGCGACACCGCCGAAACGCCGGAACCGCAGCTCGCCCACGGGCGGTGA
- a CDS encoding alpha/beta hydrolase, translating into MYPPEPPPALYVPARRIPAPTSISPEARTQLGGTSPSRPPWPDRQDDIDAWRALIAKMDELGEAGLSAMAARVDAAVERFTVDGVRVFDALPADADPGDDAVYLDVHGGALLWGGGASCRAAAVIACGVVGVRTWSVDYRMPPDHPYPAAVDDCVAVYRALLRDRPPGRIIVGGASAGGNIAAATVLRARDEGLPMPAAVVLLTPEADLTESGDTFNTLMGVDTGLTGRLLPANLLYAGGHDLDDPYVSPLFADFTPGFPPTFLASGTRDLFLSNTVLLHRALRRADITAELHVFEAAPHTGFLGTPENEDRTTELRRFVDRHFAREQ; encoded by the coding sequence ATGTACCCACCCGAGCCGCCCCCGGCGCTGTATGTGCCGGCCCGGCGAATCCCGGCCCCGACGTCGATCAGCCCCGAGGCCCGCACCCAATTGGGCGGCACGTCCCCGTCCCGGCCGCCGTGGCCGGACCGGCAGGACGACATCGACGCGTGGCGGGCCCTGATCGCGAAGATGGACGAGCTGGGCGAGGCGGGTCTGTCGGCGATGGCGGCCCGGGTGGACGCGGCGGTGGAGCGGTTCACGGTCGACGGCGTGCGGGTGTTCGACGCGCTCCCGGCCGACGCCGACCCCGGCGACGACGCGGTCTACCTGGACGTCCACGGGGGCGCGCTGCTGTGGGGCGGCGGCGCGAGCTGCCGGGCGGCGGCCGTCATCGCGTGCGGCGTGGTCGGGGTGCGGACGTGGTCCGTGGACTACCGCATGCCGCCGGACCACCCCTACCCGGCGGCGGTCGACGACTGCGTCGCGGTCTACCGCGCGCTGCTGCGCGATCGGCCGCCCGGGCGGATCATCGTGGGCGGCGCGTCGGCGGGCGGCAACATCGCGGCGGCCACGGTGCTGCGGGCGCGCGACGAGGGCCTGCCGATGCCGGCCGCGGTGGTCCTGCTGACGCCGGAGGCGGACCTCACCGAGTCCGGTGACACGTTCAACACCCTGATGGGCGTGGACACCGGGCTCACCGGCCGCCTGCTGCCCGCGAACCTGCTCTACGCGGGCGGCCACGACCTCGACGACCCGTACGTCTCACCGCTGTTCGCCGACTTCACCCCCGGCTTCCCCCCGACGTTCCTGGCGAGCGGCACCCGCGACCTGTTCCTCTCGAACACGGTCCTGCTCCACCGCGCACTACGCCGCGCCGACATCACCGCCGAACTCCACGTCTTCGAGGCCGCCCCACACACCGGCTTCCTCGGCACCCCGGAAAACGAAGACCGAACAACCGAACTGAGGCGTTTCGTAGACCGCCACTTCGCACGCGAGCAATGA
- a CDS encoding PaaX family transcriptional regulator, protein MTTPTLADVDLPRAQVGANPQILIHGLFTDYWFHTEEPMPSAALVSLLGDFGITPVSARAAIGRLARRGVLEPSKKGRRTFYRMKPAAFRALEQSQRRMMEFGADRPWDGLWTTVIFSLTDEQRDQRYSIRRRLQFLGYAAVHDGVWMSPHADHAQTVELLENIGVRNATVLRSTLAYARGDGDPLNAWDLDVIRAAYDEFIAESAELLDRVTSGQVGSSEALVVRTSIKDEWREMVSIDPELPANLLPDAWPAQRARAIFAQIYDALGPLAEVRVRQLLAAHDPTLANEANHRTTTHTPT, encoded by the coding sequence ATGACCACGCCAACGCTCGCCGACGTCGACCTGCCCCGCGCCCAAGTCGGTGCCAACCCGCAGATCCTCATCCACGGCCTGTTCACCGACTACTGGTTCCACACCGAGGAACCCATGCCGTCGGCCGCGCTGGTCAGCCTCCTCGGCGATTTCGGCATCACCCCGGTCAGCGCCCGCGCGGCCATCGGGCGCCTCGCGCGCCGGGGCGTCCTGGAGCCGTCGAAGAAGGGCCGCCGCACCTTCTACCGCATGAAGCCGGCGGCGTTCCGGGCGTTGGAGCAGTCCCAGCGGCGCATGATGGAGTTCGGCGCGGACCGCCCCTGGGACGGCCTGTGGACGACGGTGATCTTCTCCCTCACCGACGAACAGCGCGACCAGCGCTACTCGATCCGCCGCCGCCTGCAATTCCTCGGGTACGCCGCCGTCCACGACGGCGTGTGGATGTCGCCGCACGCCGACCACGCGCAGACCGTCGAACTCCTGGAGAACATCGGCGTGCGCAACGCCACCGTGCTGCGCTCGACCCTCGCCTACGCACGCGGCGACGGCGACCCGCTCAACGCCTGGGACCTCGACGTCATCCGTGCCGCGTACGACGAATTCATCGCCGAGTCCGCGGAATTGCTCGACCGCGTGACCAGCGGGCAGGTCGGCTCCTCGGAAGCCCTCGTGGTGCGCACGAGCATCAAGGACGAGTGGCGCGAGATGGTCAGCATCGACCCCGAACTGCCCGCGAACCTGCTCCCCGACGCGTGGCCGGCCCAACGCGCGCGAGCGATCTTCGCCCAGATCTACGACGCCCTCGGCCCCCTCGCCGAAGTCCGCGTCCGCCAACTGCTCGCCGCCCACGACCCCACCCTCGCCAACGAGGCCAACCACCGAACCACGACACACACACCGACCTGA
- a CDS encoding aromatic ring-hydroxylating oxygenase subunit alpha, with the protein MTEIQERLATGRGKWTPEFPELGTEPVNYDDCTSPEFFQREREGVFRQAWLYVGRSELLPRKGSYFTRELPGKLASIVITRGLDGKPNAFHNVCAHRGNKVVWQEHPQEESGGFCREFHCKYHGWRYGLEGKVSHVTNESEFFDLPKDTLRMPKLACEEFAGFIFVSLAENPPPLRDFLGDRIGELEQYPFEKLTQRYGFRAHIKGNWKLAVDSVSEWYHPPYVHARFLDKDISKAEKLVPPIDSYHYDLFGPHMITSVPGPPQLPPRKPGELGPAVKDQKWVYRLFRAGLFGPDDTPPEIGPLPEFLNPGGIRSWSNDQFWLFPNLYVQIWGRGFYITYTYWPESVNTHMYDIDIYFVPPKNAQERLAQELIVDSTIEFAMQDVNTIEATQSGLETGANRQFHLSDQELLIRAFHKTNRDAVAAYEAEKGEVR; encoded by the coding sequence ATGACGGAGATTCAGGAACGCCTGGCCACCGGCCGGGGCAAGTGGACGCCGGAGTTCCCCGAACTCGGCACCGAGCCGGTCAACTACGACGACTGCACCTCGCCCGAGTTCTTCCAGCGGGAGCGCGAGGGAGTCTTCAGGCAGGCGTGGCTGTACGTCGGCCGCTCCGAGCTGCTGCCGCGCAAGGGCTCGTACTTCACCCGCGAGCTGCCCGGCAAGCTGGCGTCGATCGTGATCACCCGCGGCCTCGACGGCAAGCCCAACGCGTTCCACAACGTGTGTGCGCACCGCGGCAACAAGGTCGTCTGGCAGGAGCACCCGCAGGAGGAGAGCGGCGGTTTCTGCCGCGAGTTCCACTGCAAGTACCACGGGTGGCGCTACGGCCTCGAAGGCAAGGTCTCGCACGTCACCAACGAGAGCGAGTTCTTCGACCTCCCCAAGGACACCCTGCGCATGCCGAAGCTGGCGTGCGAGGAGTTCGCCGGCTTCATCTTCGTGAGCCTGGCCGAGAACCCGCCGCCGCTGCGCGACTTCCTGGGCGACCGCATCGGCGAGCTGGAGCAGTACCCGTTCGAGAAGCTCACGCAGCGCTACGGCTTCCGCGCCCACATCAAGGGCAACTGGAAGCTCGCGGTGGACTCGGTCAGCGAGTGGTACCACCCGCCGTACGTGCACGCGCGCTTCCTCGACAAGGACATCTCGAAGGCGGAGAAGCTGGTCCCGCCGATCGACTCGTACCACTACGACCTGTTCGGGCCGCACATGATCACCTCGGTGCCCGGCCCGCCGCAGCTGCCGCCGCGCAAGCCGGGTGAGCTGGGTCCCGCGGTGAAGGACCAGAAGTGGGTCTACCGCCTGTTCCGCGCCGGTCTGTTCGGCCCGGACGACACCCCGCCGGAGATCGGCCCGCTGCCCGAGTTCCTGAACCCGGGCGGCATCCGGTCCTGGAGCAACGACCAGTTCTGGCTGTTCCCGAACCTGTACGTGCAGATCTGGGGCCGTGGGTTCTACATCACCTACACCTACTGGCCCGAGTCCGTGAACACGCACATGTACGACATCGACATCTACTTCGTGCCGCCGAAGAACGCGCAGGAGCGGCTGGCGCAGGAGCTGATCGTCGACAGCACCATCGAGTTCGCGATGCAGGACGTGAACACGATCGAGGCCACGCAGTCGGGCCTGGAGACCGGTGCCAACCGGCAGTTCCACCTGAGCGACCAGGAGCTGCTGATCCGCGCGTTCCACAAGACCAACCGCGACGCCGTCGCGGCGTACGAGGCCGAGAAGGGTGAGGTCCGATGA
- a CDS encoding acyl-CoA dehydrogenase family protein, giving the protein MEFELSSDQKLFLSTARDFLEKDYPLDVIRRTAQDERTGFDPGWWRRAAELGWTSLLVPEDLGGGSISGHGVRDLALLAEQLGAGVAPGALLPANTVLAGLVATQPTGPDHSDAIGALASGERIATWAVYEPGARWDPLRPALTATPTGDGGYRLDGTKDRVEAASQADLLLVTAATPDGTAQFLVPSAAEGVAVTPQWGLDLARWFGTVRFDGVRVDAGALVGAPGDTHTIERQLQTALVIQCAEVSGGLTRMFDTTVQWAFDRYSFGRPIASYQALKHRFADMRTWLEACHATTAAAAAAVQDAADAPDDAEAAREASRLVSVAKSFIGERSLWILQDCVQIHGGIGVTWEHDLHLFLRRATLDQSLYGTPDEHRRRIADLAGL; this is encoded by the coding sequence ATGGAGTTCGAGCTGTCATCGGACCAGAAGTTGTTCCTGTCGACGGCACGGGACTTCCTGGAGAAGGACTACCCGCTCGACGTGATCCGGCGTACCGCGCAGGACGAGCGCACCGGCTTCGACCCCGGCTGGTGGCGGCGCGCCGCCGAGCTGGGCTGGACGTCGCTGCTCGTCCCCGAAGACCTCGGCGGCGGCAGCATCTCGGGCCACGGCGTACGCGATCTCGCCTTGCTGGCCGAGCAGTTGGGAGCCGGTGTCGCCCCCGGCGCGCTGCTTCCCGCCAACACCGTGCTGGCCGGCCTCGTCGCCACGCAGCCGACCGGCCCCGACCACTCCGACGCCATCGGCGCCCTCGCGTCCGGCGAGCGGATCGCCACGTGGGCGGTCTACGAGCCCGGCGCGCGGTGGGACCCGCTGCGGCCGGCCCTGACCGCCACCCCGACCGGCGACGGCGGCTACCGCCTCGACGGCACCAAGGACCGCGTCGAGGCCGCCTCCCAGGCCGATCTGCTCCTCGTGACGGCGGCGACCCCCGACGGCACCGCGCAGTTCCTCGTCCCGTCCGCCGCCGAAGGCGTCGCGGTGACCCCGCAGTGGGGGCTGGACCTCGCCCGCTGGTTCGGCACCGTGCGCTTCGACGGCGTACGCGTCGACGCCGGGGCGCTCGTCGGGGCCCCCGGCGACACGCACACCATCGAGCGTCAGCTCCAGACCGCGCTGGTCATCCAGTGCGCCGAGGTCAGCGGCGGCCTCACCAGGATGTTCGACACGACCGTGCAATGGGCGTTCGACCGCTACTCGTTCGGCCGCCCGATCGCGTCGTACCAAGCCCTCAAACACCGCTTCGCCGACATGCGCACGTGGCTGGAGGCCTGCCACGCCACCACCGCGGCAGCCGCGGCGGCCGTACAGGACGCGGCGGACGCGCCCGACGACGCCGAGGCCGCGCGCGAGGCGTCCCGGCTGGTCAGCGTCGCCAAGAGCTTCATCGGCGAGCGGTCGCTGTGGATCCTCCAGGACTGCGTGCAGATCCACGGCGGCATCGGCGTGACCTGGGAGCACGACCTGCACCTCTTCCTGCGCCGCGCCACGCTGGACCAGTCCCTGTACGGCACCCCTGACGAGCACCGCCGGCGCATCGCCGACCTCGCCGGGCTCTGA
- a CDS encoding acyl-CoA dehydrogenase family protein → MTDSTAPSESVEAFRTRARAWLAANMPRVDPDAVPPLPGEDDHLWRRARELQRKLHAGGFAGICFPKEYGGLGLPRAYQDAFTEESAGYEMPVMLNVPTFSICCATLLDVGSEEQKRTHISAAIRGEEVLVQFLSEPGGGSDLAGLLTRAERDGDGWVLNGSKTWSTWAYAADYGLCLARTDSDKPKHDGLTMFLVPTNAPGLTINRIRMVDGSTEFCEEFFDNVRVDASAVVGEIDGGWAVATQQLYHERTAVGGGSPFVSGRGATPNRPKANPFAVAQATKRTADPEVRTMLGDMLTLAAVRKQLQARVAKGIAGGHLPPPSASLLRLFHAEYSMAEDDLALRIAGSLGGFGPDAGPGHTGMAGVSFLGRQGAGLGGGSTEMSRNIISERLLGMPREPAPDRGVPFNQIKRGSR, encoded by the coding sequence ATGACCGACAGCACCGCCCCCTCCGAGAGCGTCGAGGCGTTCCGCACCCGCGCGAGGGCCTGGCTCGCCGCGAACATGCCGCGCGTGGACCCCGACGCCGTACCGCCGCTGCCCGGCGAGGACGACCACCTGTGGCGGCGCGCCCGCGAACTGCAGCGGAAGCTGCACGCGGGCGGGTTCGCCGGGATCTGCTTCCCGAAGGAGTACGGCGGCCTCGGGCTCCCGCGCGCCTACCAGGACGCGTTCACCGAGGAGTCCGCCGGCTACGAGATGCCGGTCATGCTGAACGTCCCGACCTTCAGCATCTGCTGCGCGACGCTGCTCGACGTCGGCTCCGAGGAGCAGAAGCGCACCCATATCAGCGCCGCGATCCGCGGTGAAGAGGTGCTGGTGCAGTTCCTGTCCGAGCCCGGCGGCGGCTCCGACCTGGCGGGGCTGCTGACGCGCGCCGAACGCGACGGCGACGGTTGGGTGCTCAACGGCTCCAAGACGTGGAGCACGTGGGCGTACGCCGCCGACTACGGGCTGTGCCTGGCGCGCACCGACAGCGACAAGCCCAAGCACGACGGGCTGACGATGTTCCTGGTGCCCACGAACGCGCCGGGGCTGACCATCAACCGCATCCGCATGGTCGACGGATCGACGGAATTCTGCGAGGAGTTCTTCGACAACGTGCGCGTCGACGCGTCCGCGGTCGTCGGCGAGATCGACGGCGGCTGGGCGGTCGCGACGCAGCAGCTGTACCACGAGCGCACGGCGGTCGGCGGCGGGTCGCCGTTCGTCAGCGGTCGGGGCGCGACGCCGAACCGGCCCAAGGCCAACCCGTTCGCGGTCGCGCAGGCGACGAAACGCACGGCCGACCCCGAGGTGCGGACCATGCTCGGCGACATGCTCACCCTGGCCGCCGTGCGCAAGCAGCTCCAGGCCCGCGTCGCGAAGGGCATCGCGGGCGGGCACCTGCCGCCGCCGTCCGCGTCCCTGCTGCGCCTGTTCCACGCGGAGTACTCCATGGCCGAGGACGACCTCGCGCTGCGCATCGCCGGTTCCCTGGGCGGCTTCGGCCCCGACGCCGGGCCCGGTCACACCGGTATGGCCGGCGTCTCCTTCCTCGGCCGCCAGGGCGCGGGCCTCGGCGGCGGCAGCACCGAGATGTCCCGCAACATCATCAGCGAACGCCTCCTCGGCATGCCCCGCGAACCGGCCCCCGACCGCGGCGTCCCCTTCAACCAGATCAAACGCGGCTCCCGCTGA